Proteins encoded together in one Pongo pygmaeus isolate AG05252 chromosome Y, NHGRI_mPonPyg2-v2.0_pri, whole genome shotgun sequence window:
- the LOC129025938 gene encoding protein FAM47A-like isoform X2, with product MGDQRPQDWLRSPGMDSKPWYCNKPPSKCFAKLKHRRLRLSPMDTQNWVFVKEGMDDFRYGCPSPEDTLVCRRDEFLLPKISLRGPQADPKSVQKKLLKKAALFSKLSPAQLARKAFVEQVEAQLMAKHPLAMYPNLGEDVPPDLLLQVLKQLDPERKLEDAWARCEAREKTTQVPTEPSKYPCGEFCLKPPETLVSHHRRELPKTTVSSLCPEPPETGMSHLSPEPPKTPVSSLRPKPPETGESHLRLDLHSEPSETGVSHLSPEPPKIRRASSLYSEPSETGESHLHPESPKTRRGSSLHSEPSETGVSHLSPEPPKTEVSHLHPVPLKTGVCRLRLEPPDTSRVSNLLLYMLKMLDSGRTLKDVWDRCEARVKKTEEPTEPDKSPCGEPCLQPPETQVSHPHPEHPKTRWVSSLLSEPPKPRRVSSLRPELPKAPEFHQFSEPPKIRASYIKELLQKDTPSTKECVSDSLQYRYTSEKLREFFKWAGDLGADEESIRNLFDFTPNYRATHEDQKFKKVKECSSELKYSVELDEKDEDKFFSKEKHWGRKFHRPSNSYTTQRVKMKYGAWYLKPKLWKKLRSDEPLIDPKLSLKKPDEPDVLDDLYGPIAFKDFILSKGYEMPGILERLFARKGWTYDSVKTPIQHAMIVYKYKEIAEASEED from the exons ATGGGGGATCAGAGGCCGCAGGACTGGCTGAGGTCCCCGGGCATGGACTCCAAGCCCTGGTACTGTAACAAACCGCCTTCCAAGTGCTTCGCGAAGCTCAAGCACAGGCGCCTGAGGTTATCACCCATGGACACCCAGAACTGGGTATTTGTGAAGGAGGGCATGGACGACTTCCGCTACGGCTGTCCGTCTCCCGAGGATACGCTCGTTTGTCGCCGTGACGAGTTCTTACTCCCCAAAATATCTCTCAGAGGTCCCCAAGCTGACCCCAAAAGCGTGCAGAAAAAGCTGCTCAAGAAAGCGGCCCTATTTTCCAAACTCTCTCCAGCCCAGCTAGCACGGAAGGCGTTCGTAGAGCAAGTGGAAGCCCAGCTAATGGCCAAGCATCCCTTGGCTATGTACCCCAATCTGGGAGAAGATGTGCCTCCAGATCTCCTACTACAGGTGCTGAAACAGCTGGATCCTGAGAGGAAGCTGGAGGACGCTTGGGCTCGTTGTGAGGCCCGGGAGAAGACAACCCAGGTACCCACTGAGCCTAGTAAATATCCCTGTGGGGAATTCTGCCTGAAGCCTCCCGAGACTCTGGTGTCCCATCACCGCCGGGAGCTTCCCAAGACTACGGTGTCCAGTCTCTGCCCAGAGCCTCCCGAGACTGGAATGTCCCATCTAAGCCCGGAGCCTCCCAAGACTCCGGTGTCCAGTCTCCGCCCCAAGCCTCCGGAGACTGGAGAGTCCCATCTCCGCCTAGA TCTCCACTCGGAGCCTTCCGAGACTGGAGTGTCCCATCTCAGCCCTGAGCCTCCCAAGATTCGTCGGGCGTCCAGTCTCTACTCGGAGCCTTCCGAGACTGGAGAGTCCCATCTCCACCCGGAGTCTCCCAAGACTCGTCGGGGGTCCAGTCTCCACTCGGAGCCTTCCGAGACTGGGGTGTCCCATCTCAGCCCAGAGCCTCCCAAGACTGAAGTGTCTCATCTCCACCCAGTGCCTCTCAAGACCGGAGTGTGCCGTCTCCGCCTGGAACCTCCCGACACTAGTCGGGTGTCCAATCTCCTACTATACATGCTGAAAATGCTGGATTCTGGGAGGACGCTGAAGGACGTATGGGATCGTTGTGAAGCCCGGGTGAAGAAAACCGAGGAACCCACCGAGCCTGATAAATCCCCTTGTGGGGAACCCTGCCTGCAGCCTCCTGAGACTCAGGTGTCCCATCCCCACCCGGAACACCCCAAGACTCGCTGGGTGTCCAGTCTCCTCTCGGAGCCTCCCAAGCCTCGTCGGGTGTCCAGTCTCCGCCCGGAGCTTCCCAAAGCTCCAGAGTTCCACCAGTTCTCGGAGCCTCCCAAGATTCGAGCATCCTACATAAAAGAACTGCTTCAGAAAGATACACCAAGCACAAAAGAGTGCGTTTCTGACTCTCTTCAATATAGATACACATCGGAAAAACTCCGTGAATTCTTCAAGTGGGCTGGAGACCTGGGAGCTGATGAAGAATCCATCAGGAATCTGTTTGACTTTACCCCCAACTACAGAGCAACCCATGAGGACCAAAAGTTTAAGAAGGTAAAGGAGTGTTCCTCAGAGCTGAAGTACAGCGTGGAGCTAGATGAAAAGGATGAGGACAAATTCTTCTCAAAGGAAAAACACTGGGGCAGGAAATTCCACAGGCCATCGAATTCTTATACCACACAGCGTGTGAAGATGAAGTATGGAGCATGGTACCTCAAGCCTAAGTTGTGGAAAAAGCTAAGAAGTGATGAACCTTTGATTGACCCCAAGCTCTCACTTAAAAAGCCTGATGAACCTGACGTTCTTGACGATCTTTATGGACCAATTGCCTTTAAGGATTTCATTCTAAGCAAGGGCTATGAAATGCCTGGAATCCTTGAAAGGCTCTTTGCCAGGAAGGGATGGACTTATGACTCTGTTaagactcctattcaacatgcaATGATAGTTTACAAGTACAAAGAAATCGCAGAGGCATCGGAAGAAGATTAG
- the LOC129025938 gene encoding protein FAM47A-like isoform X1, with protein MGDQRPQDWLRSPGMDSKPWYCNKPPSKCFAKLKHRRLRLSPMDTQNWVFVKEGMDDFRYGCPSPEDTLVCRRDEFLLPKISLRGPQADPKSVQKKLLKKAALFSKLSPAQLARKAFVEQVEAQLMAKHPLAMYPNLGEDVPPDLLLQVLKQLDPERKLEDAWARCEAREKTTQVPTEPSKYPCGEFCLKPPETLVSHHRRELPKTTVSSLCPEPPETGMSHLSPEPPKTPVSSLRPKPPETGESHLRLEHSKTHRGSSLRLEPSETGVSHLSPEPPETRRASSLYSELSETGESHLHPESPKTRRGSSLYSEPSEMGVSQLRLAPPKTRRGSSLYSEPSETGVSHLRLAPPKTRRGSSLHSEPSETGVSHLRLAPPKTRRGSSVHSEPSETGVSHLRLAPPKTRRGSSLHSEPSETGTGVSHLSPEPPKTEVSHLHPVPLKTGVCRLRLEPPDTSRVSNLLLYMLKMLDSGRTLKDVWDRCEARVKKTEEPTEPDKSPCGEPCLQPPETQVSHPHPEHPKTRWVSSLLSEPPKPRRVSSLRPELPKAPEFHQFSEPPKIRASYIKELLQKDTPSTKECVSDSLQYRYTSEKLREFFKWAGDLGADEESIRNLFDFTPNYRATHEDQKFKKVKECSSELKYSVELDEKDEDKFFSKEKHWGRKFHRPSNSYTTQRVKMKYGAWYLKPKLWKKLRSDEPLIDPKLSLKKPDEPDVLDDLYGPIAFKDFILSKGYEMPGILERLFARKGWTYDSVKTPIQHAMIVYKYKEIAEASEED; from the exons ATGGGGGATCAGAGGCCGCAGGACTGGCTGAGGTCCCCGGGCATGGACTCCAAGCCCTGGTACTGTAACAAACCGCCTTCCAAGTGCTTCGCGAAGCTCAAGCACAGGCGCCTGAGGTTATCACCCATGGACACCCAGAACTGGGTATTTGTGAAGGAGGGCATGGACGACTTCCGCTACGGCTGTCCGTCTCCCGAGGATACGCTCGTTTGTCGCCGTGACGAGTTCTTACTCCCCAAAATATCTCTCAGAGGTCCCCAAGCTGACCCCAAAAGCGTGCAGAAAAAGCTGCTCAAGAAAGCGGCCCTATTTTCCAAACTCTCTCCAGCCCAGCTAGCACGGAAGGCGTTCGTAGAGCAAGTGGAAGCCCAGCTAATGGCCAAGCATCCCTTGGCTATGTACCCCAATCTGGGAGAAGATGTGCCTCCAGATCTCCTACTACAGGTGCTGAAACAGCTGGATCCTGAGAGGAAGCTGGAGGACGCTTGGGCTCGTTGTGAGGCCCGGGAGAAGACAACCCAGGTACCCACTGAGCCTAGTAAATATCCCTGTGGGGAATTCTGCCTGAAGCCTCCCGAGACTCTGGTGTCCCATCACCGCCGGGAGCTTCCCAAGACTACGGTGTCCAGTCTCTGCCCAGAGCCTCCCGAGACTGGAATGTCCCATCTAAGCCCGGAGCCTCCCAAGACTCCGGTGTCCAGTCTCCGCCCCAAGCCTCCGGAGACTGGAGAGTCCCATCTCCGCCTAGAGCATTCCAAGACTCATCGGGGGTCCAGTCTCCGCTTGGAACCTTCCGAGACTGGAGTGTCCCATCTTAGTCCGGAGCCTCCCGAGACTCGTCGGGCGTCCAGTCTCTACTCGGAGCTTTCCGAGACTGGAGAGTCCCATCTCCACCCGGAGTCTCCCAAGACTCGTCGGGGGTCCAGTCTCTACTCGGAGCCTTCCGAGATGGGAGTATCCCAACTCCGCCTTGCGCCTCCCAAGACTCGTCGGGGGTCCAGTCTCTACTCGGAGCCTTCCGAGACTGGAGTGTCCCATCTCCGCCTGGCGCCTCCCAAGACTCGCCGGGGGTCCAGTCTCCACTCGGAGCCTTCCGAGACTGGAGTGTCCCATCTCCGCCTGGCGCCTCCCAAGACTCGTCGGGGGTCCAGTGTCCACTCGGAGCCTTCCGAGACTGGAGTGTCCCATCTCCGCCTGGCGCCTCCCAAGACTCGTCGGGGGTCCAGTCTCCACTCGGAGCCTTCCGAGACTGGA ACTGGGGTGTCCCATCTCAGCCCAGAGCCTCCCAAGACTGAAGTGTCTCATCTCCACCCAGTGCCTCTCAAGACCGGAGTGTGCCGTCTCCGCCTGGAACCTCCCGACACTAGTCGGGTGTCCAATCTCCTACTATACATGCTGAAAATGCTGGATTCTGGGAGGACGCTGAAGGACGTATGGGATCGTTGTGAAGCCCGGGTGAAGAAAACCGAGGAACCCACCGAGCCTGATAAATCCCCTTGTGGGGAACCCTGCCTGCAGCCTCCTGAGACTCAGGTGTCCCATCCCCACCCGGAACACCCCAAGACTCGCTGGGTGTCCAGTCTCCTCTCGGAGCCTCCCAAGCCTCGTCGGGTGTCCAGTCTCCGCCCGGAGCTTCCCAAAGCTCCAGAGTTCCACCAGTTCTCGGAGCCTCCCAAGATTCGAGCATCCTACATAAAAGAACTGCTTCAGAAAGATACACCAAGCACAAAAGAGTGCGTTTCTGACTCTCTTCAATATAGATACACATCGGAAAAACTCCGTGAATTCTTCAAGTGGGCTGGAGACCTGGGAGCTGATGAAGAATCCATCAGGAATCTGTTTGACTTTACCCCCAACTACAGAGCAACCCATGAGGACCAAAAGTTTAAGAAGGTAAAGGAGTGTTCCTCAGAGCTGAAGTACAGCGTGGAGCTAGATGAAAAGGATGAGGACAAATTCTTCTCAAAGGAAAAACACTGGGGCAGGAAATTCCACAGGCCATCGAATTCTTATACCACACAGCGTGTGAAGATGAAGTATGGAGCATGGTACCTCAAGCCTAAGTTGTGGAAAAAGCTAAGAAGTGATGAACCTTTGATTGACCCCAAGCTCTCACTTAAAAAGCCTGATGAACCTGACGTTCTTGACGATCTTTATGGACCAATTGCCTTTAAGGATTTCATTCTAAGCAAGGGCTATGAAATGCCTGGAATCCTTGAAAGGCTCTTTGCCAGGAAGGGATGGACTTATGACTCTGTTaagactcctattcaacatgcaATGATAGTTTACAAGTACAAAGAAATCGCAGAGGCATCGGAAGAAGATTAG